One part of the Canis lupus dingo isolate Sandy chromosome 14, ASM325472v2, whole genome shotgun sequence genome encodes these proteins:
- the TMEM229A gene encoding transmembrane protein 229A, which produces MAGSDAGAEGRARRSGAARRPGGPGGRGREAAASRPEPLSTAEAPAAGAALPAWMRLYFYGMHGITLDVLASSAGRFARSPDLDLRMLGFSSPYRCLLHSLTHFALEQVYLQRPRCPSAFVFNFLVYPSAHVALQTLAGLRGGPGAAVPGPLRWALQYVLALYHCQVFLKRFLRLRYRRPPEPRPQPWPRAPPAAAAAPAPAPGAGGRRRPPRGTRGVGGAPARGLPDPLRFLFFGMHGFLDEIFFTFFFNFLGQADGPTSGHTSLWSFFMYGSCSFVVERLYFHLHRGRGWSTWKRVPVYVTFIYAWELCWGLGLRSCGACSWDYSHYPLNFMGLITLMYLPGWIFLSVYQDLLFNVLWRVQYIPTI; this is translated from the coding sequence ATGGCGGGCAGCGATGCGGGCGCGGAGGGGCGGGCGCGGAggagcggcgcggcgcggcgccccgggggcccgggcgggcgggggcgcgagGCTGCCGCCAGCCGCCCGGAGCCGCTGTCCACTGCTGAAGCGCCGGCCGCCGGCGCCGCGCTGCCCGCCTGGATGCGACTCTACTTCTACGGGATGCACGGGATCACCCTGGACGTGCTGGCGTCCTCGGCTGGGCGCTTCGCCCGCAGCCCGGACCTGGACCTCCGGATGCTGGGGTTCTCCTCGCCCTACCGCTGCCTGCTGCACTCGCTCACCCACTTCGCCCTGGAGCAGGTCTACCTGCAGCGGCCGCGCTGCCCCAGCGCCTTCGTCTTCAATTTCCTGGTCTACCCGTCGGCCCACGTGGCGCTGCAGACCCTGGCCGGCCTGCGCGGCGGACCGGGCGCGGCGGTGCCGGGGCCGCTGCGCTGGGCGCTGCAGTACGTGCTGGCGCTCTACCACTGCCAAGTGTTCCTGAAGCGCTTCCTGCGCCTGCGGTACCGGCGGCCGCCCGAGCCGCGGCCCCAGCCTTGGCcgcgcgcgccccccgccgccgccgccgcccccgcccccgccccgggcgcagGTGGCCGGCGACGACCGCCGCGAGGCACCAGGGGCGTCGGGGGAGCCCCGGCTCGGGGGCTGCCGGACCCGCTCCGCTTTCTCTTCTTCGGAATGCACGGCTTTTTGGATGAGatcttcttcactttcttcttcaACTTCCTGGGGCAGGCGGACGGGCCGACCAGCGGCCACACGTCGCTCTGGTCCTTCTTTATGTACGGCAGCTGCAGCTTCGTGGTGGAGAGGCTCTACTTCCACCTGCACCGGGGCCGCGGCTGGAGCACCTGGAAGCGGGTGCCCGTCTACGTGACCTTCATCTACGCGTGGGAGctgtgctggggcctgggcctCCGCTCGTGCGGCGCTTGCTCCTGGGACTATTCTCACTACCCGCTCAACTTCATGGGCCTCATCACCCTGATGTATTTACCTGGTTGGATATTCCTTAGTGTGTACCAGGACCTACTTTTCAACGTGTTGTGGCGGGTTCAGTACATACCAACtatctaa